The nucleotide window ATCACGGGAGGAAATCCGGGCGGCGTGTTCGCGATTGATCCGGTGACGGGTATCCTGTCGGTGGTCGGAGATGTTTCGTCGCTGGGGAGCGGCCTGGTGCAACTCACGATCACGGCCTCGGATCATTTCGCGGGCAATCCGAAGACGGCCACACTAACGGTATTGATCGATTCTTCCGGAGTGAACGATGCACCGCGGTTCACCAGTCCGCTCCACTACTATCTTCCGACGACCTTGGCTGCGGGAGAACGAATCGGCCAGGTCACTGCCAGCGATCCGGAGCGTTCGCCGGTGACACTGGCTGTGACCGGAGGCACGGCCGCCGGGCGCTTCCTGTTGGATCCGGCCATCGGAAAACTTACGCGCGGTACCGGTGCGCTTGCGGTGGGTGACGTGTGGACGCTGGAGGTAACGGCGACCGATGGCAACAATCCGCCTGCGGGCACGGCGGCAACGATCACCTTCCACATCACCGCTCCGGAAACCGTGTCGGATGTTCCGCCTGCAGGAGCGACATTCTGGAACATCGATTTCCAAGGCGACGGATCGAGCACGGCGGCAGGGCAAACCACCACCCCGGCCACCACCACGCGCGGTGGCATGACGTGGAATGCCTTTCAGGTGAAAGCCTATTCCGGTGATCCGAGCGCGATGTCGGTGAATCCATCGATGATGTTGCGCACGCATGATGGCACGCAGACACAGGTGGGCTTTCACATCTTCACGGACAACGATCCGAACACGCCGATCGGCAGCGGTGTGTATGGTTACAGCGGTCGCACCGGAGCAGACAATCTGACCGGGGACTATCTTCTGCTGTTGAACTCAAGCAGCGCGAATGGACCGATCCTCCACCAGTGGGAGATCACCGGACTGACGCCGGGCTGGCAATACGACCTGTTGATTCAAGGCGGTTACGACAACTCGACCGCCCGTGGCATTGCCTTCACCGTGGACAAGGATGGCGATGGAGACCTCGCGGATGAAACGCCGGTGTATGTGCAGGCGAATGCGAATGCCGTGACAAATTCCTGTGTCATCCGTTCCGTGGTGGCGGATGCGAATGGGCGCATTCTCGGACAGTCGTCGCGCACGCCGCCTGCAGGCCAGACGTGGGGTGAGAGCAACTGGGCGGGATTGCAGGTCCGTGCGGCAGGGGGCAGTCCGCCGGTCTTCACCGCCAGCGGGCCATTCAGCATCGTGGAGAATGCCGCGGCCGCATCCGTGGTCGGTGATTTGGCCGCCCGCGATCCGGAAGGGACCGCGGTATCGTTCACGATCAACAGCGGCAACGGCCAGGGTTTGTTCGCTCTCAATGCCACCACCGGTCGTATCACCACCACCGGACCACTCGACTACGAAAACGGGCCGGTGCATGTGTTGGAAGTAGCGGCCACGGATGGTTCCGGCGCGTCGTCCTTTGACACGGTGGTGATTTATACGCTCAATCTTCCCGATACCAATGCGGACTTCGTGACCTCTTGGCTGACCGGAGTCGGCGGAGTTTTCGCGGGTCAGAGTTCCGAGGCGGTGATCGGCTTCAATGCGGACCCGGACCACGATGGAATTCCAAATGCATTCGAGCGTTTGTTCGGTACCAATCCTTCGGCGGCGGATGTCAGGAGCGGCTTGGAAGTTCATTCGCAGTTGTCCGGCGGTTCGCGTTCGTTGTGGCTTGATGCAACAGTGGACGCGGCTGCGTCTGATGAACTGGCATTCCATGCGGAGGTTTCGGACGACTGTGCGCACTGGACCACTCTTGCGGGAGATCCGCTGGTCCTCTCCGATGTGAACGGGAAACGCGTGCTTCGCTTCACCGATGTCACGCCGTGGCCGCGTGAACCGGCGACCCGTTTCATCCGCTTGCGGATGAACGGTGACGATCATCGCTGATGTCCGATTTCGATAAGTCGAAGTGGGCGGGCACCATGGAGTTACACGGTAAGATGGGGCAGGGTTGATGGACATCATGAAACCCTGCTCTCCCCGTTTTCTTTCCACGCGCATCATGCTGGCTGCCAGCGTGCTTTCCTGGCCGCTGGCTGCCACTCATGTCTCGGCCGCCAATGTATGGGATGGGGGCGGAGATGGCAACTGGGGTACCGGAGCAAACTGGGATGATGACAATGTCCCATCTTTCCCGGTGGGGATCACCTTTGGAGGAACCGGCGGGCTCGCCTCCACAAACAACCTGACCGGCATCACCGTCAACGGCATCACCTTTGCATCCGGTGCGGGTGCATTTGTGATCGGTGGCAACTCCTTTTCCCTTGGTGGCAACATCGTCAACAACTCGGCCAGCCTCCAGACAATCAACAATGCGATCGCTCTCACCGCGAACCGCACGGTCAACACCGCGACTGGTGACATCACGCTCGGCGGGGCCATCACCGGTTCCTTCGGACTCATCAAAACCGGGGCGGGGAAGCTGACGCTCTCCGGCACGGGGGGAACCTCGCAACTGGCGGTTGGCGATGGTGCGGCAGGCGGCACCGCGGAGTTGAGCGGTGGCGCATGGACCCAGGCAGGGACCATCACCAACATGGGATTGGTGGTGGGTAACGGAGCCGGAAGCTCCGGCGCGCTCACGATCTCCGGCGGCACGCATACCTTCGGAGGAGACAACTACAGCAATGCCGTCCGCATTGGTACGACCACCGCTGCGGGACAGACTGCCAATGGCAGTCTCACCATCACGGGTGGGTTGGTGAAGGTCGGGACGACCGGTACGCTTGATGCGGCGGTCAACCTCGGCACCCAGATTTCGGGTGGCGGCACCTCCACGGGCACGCTGAATATCTCCGGTGGTGAGATGCAGATCGCCGGCCGCCTCTTGATGGGCGCGAACAATGCGGCGAACACCGCGACTGTCACGCTGTCCGGCACGGGGGTTCTCAACATGACCCGCACCGGTTCCACCTCCGATCGCGGCCAGATCCGCATGGGGGCGGGCGCGAGCACGGTCAACTTCAACGGCGGCACCTACATCGCGTCCGGTCTTTATTCGTCGGATTCGTCCACCACCTCGAACGTCTATTTCAACGGCAGCGAAATCCGTGCGAATGCCAGCGGAGGGAGCTTTGGAAATGGCGGTACGGCCAACTTCCGGATCGAGACAGGAGGCCTGGTTTTCAATACGAACGGCTTCGATACGACGATCGGTACGGCGTTGAAGAACAGCCTCACCACCACCGGGGCGTTCACGAAGAACGGCAACGGCCAACTTTCGCTCACCGCGGCGAACACCTACACCGGCACCACCACCGTCAATGGTGGCACGTTGCGTTTCGCGAATTCCGGCTCACTCGGAGCGAATGCCGCGGTGGTGATGCAAGCTGGAACGACCCTGCGCTTCGATCGCAACGACACCTTTGGCGACGCGACTTCCGTTCCGACCGTGACTGTCACCGCGAACAACGGGGCGACGATCACGAACGGAAACTTTTTCAACAATCTCTCCTCTGTCACCCTCAACGGCTCGTCGCTGGTATCCAACGGTGGAGCGAATGCGAATTACCAGGCATTCAAGCTTTCCGGAACGGTCACCGCCACCGGTTCATCCGGCATCAGTGTTTCGGGATCGCCGGGCAATGCGAACACGCAGATTCATCTGGGAGGAAACGCTGCGAATTCGCAGACCACCTTCAGTGTCACCGGCGTTGCTGACTCTCTCTCGGTTTCCGCAGTGCTGAGAAACGGAGTGACCGGTGGTTCGGGAGCAGTGGTTACCGCGGGCCTGATCAAGACCGGTGCGGGTACGATGACGCTTTCCGGGGTCAATACCTATGGAGGTGCGACTTCCATCAACCAAGGCAAGCTGGCACTCGGTGGCAGCGGTTCCATCGCCGCCTCGACGACCATCAACATCGCTTCGGGTGCGTTCCTGGATGTCTCCGGCACCAGCTCGACCTGGTCGCTGGGTTCCGGACAGACGCTGACGGGCAATGGAACGGTCACCGGCAATGCGACGATCAGCGGCACGGTGGCAGCGGGCAACAGCATCGGAGCCCTGGCCTTCTCCAATACCCTCACATTGCTGGGCACCGTGAACGCGGAGCTGGATGCCAGCCTCGTCACCGCCGACCTCGTGACCGCGGGCAACATCGCCTTCGGCGGAACGCTGAACGCAGCCAATCTGGGCGGCACTCTCGATCAAGGGCAGACCTACAACTTGTTCGACTTTACTTCGGCCAGCGGGGCCTTCGATACGGTCAATCTCCCCACGCTCACCAACGGTCTGAGCTGGGACACCTCGAGCCTCTATACCCAGGGGACCATTTCGATCGTGCCGGAGCCCACCGCCGCATTCGCCCTTCCCATGGGGCTGACCCTGCTCCTCGGCGTCCGCCGCCGTCATTGCATTCTTTGATCGTTCGCATCTCCATCACTATGAAACCCAAGTTCAACCATTCGTTTTGTTTGCGCCTCGCGGCGATTTCCCTGTCCTTCTCCTGCATCACCCATGGCGCCAACCTGTGGGATGGCGGTGGCGCTGATGGAAACTGGAACACCCCTGCCAACTGGGACAATGATACTGTTCCAACTTCTCCTGCGGCATTGACCTTCGATGGCGGTGTCCAACTCACGAACAACAACAACCTCACCGGATTCACAGCGAACGGCCTGACCTTCAACGTGGGTGCGGGATCCTTTGTGATCGGAGGCAATGCGATTTCACTCGGTGGAGACATCGTGAACAATTCGGCGGCACTGCAGACGATCAATGCAGGCCTCACCCTCACCACCGCACGGACAGTGAATGCGGCTTCCGGCAATGTCACGCTGGGTGGTCCGGTGACGGGCACGTTCAGCCTGGCCAAGACGGGCACTGGAAAACTTACGCTTTCGGGCACGGGTGGAACTTCGCAACTGGCGGTCGGCAATAGTGCCGCCGGCGGCACGGCGGAGATCAGCGGTGGCGCATGGACGCAGGTCGGAACGATCACCAGTGTCGGGCTGATTGTGGGCACTGGCAACGGAGCTTCCGGAGCTCTGACCATCTCTGGTGGCACGCACACCTTCGGAGGAGATGCCTACGCCAACGCGGTTCGTATCGGCGTGGCCCAAGGAGCCGCTCAGACACCGACTGGCAGCATCACCGTGAGTGGTGGAACAGTAAAGATCGGCACGACCGGCGCTCTCGATGCCTCCGTGAATCTCGGCACCGCGATGAACACGGGCACCTCGAACGGGGCTCTCGTCATTTCGGGGGGAAGCGTGGAGGTGGGAAGGCGTGTTCTCGTTGCAGCGAATTCCACGACCAACACGGCTGTATTGACTCTTTCCGGATCCGGCACGTTGAACATGGTTCGCACCGGATCGAATGCGGAAGGGGATCTCGGTATGGTGCGCCTCGGAGCCGGAGGCAGCACCATCAATTTCGATGGAGGAACCTACATCGCCACCGGCTTGCACACCTCCACGGCGACCAATACCTCCACGATCAACTTCAACGGCACCGAGATCCGGGCCAATGCCTCGGGTGGCAATTTCGGCAATGGAGGCACCGCCAATTTCCGGGTGCAGGCGGGCGGCCTCATCTTCAACAGCAATGGCTTTGATTCGACGATCGCCAATCCACTGATCAACAGCCTCACCACCACCGGCAATCTCACCAAGAACGGTGCCGGAACCCTGACACTGACCGGTGCGAGCACCTTCACTGGTGCGCTCAACGTGAATGCGGGCACCTTGGCGCTGACCACCGGTACCGTGCCCGCGACAACGGCGGTCAATGTAGCTGCCGCCGCGAAATTCACGACGAACAACTCGACCACACGGACCTTCGGCGCCGTGACCCTTGGCAACGGTACGACTTGGGCCGGGTTGAATGCAGTACCGGTCGGATCGCCACAGGCCACCGTCACCGGCGCACTTGCGTTCGGGACCAGCGCGACCATCGGCATTTCGTCCTGGGGAGGGGTCTCCACGATTGGAACGGTGCAGGATGTGATCCAGGCGGGCTCGATCACAGGCAGCCCGGTGCTGACCGCGGATTTCGGCATCTCCCGTGTCACCGGCACGGCGGCCATCAATGGCAACAAGGTGCAGGTCACACTCACCGGCAGCGGAGCCAATCTGATCTGGAACAACGCGGCCGCGAACAACACGTGGGACCTCAATACCTCGGCGAATTTCCTCAACGGTGCCGCGAATGACGTGTTCAAGACTTTGGACAGCGTGACATTCGACGACTCTTCGGGAGCTGGTGCCAAGACGATCACCTTGAGCGGCACCTTGCAGCCGGCCGCCCTGACGGTGAACAATTCCAACGGCGACTACACCTTCAGTGGCGGTGCGATCAGTGGCGGCGCATCCTTGCTCAAATCGGGCTCTTCGATCCTGACCCTCACCAGCGGGAACAGCTACGCCGGTGGCACCACGATCAACGGTGGCATGCTGGTGAACAACGTGAGTGCCGCTCTCGGAACCGGAAACGTGACGCTGAACAACGCGGGATCGACGTTGAAGTTCAATGCGCACGATACCTTCGGACAGGCGGCCTCCAATCCAACCGTTGTGGTGACGGCCAACAGTGGTTCGATCGTCACCAACGGCAATACCTTCACCACCTTCGGCACGTTGAATTTGAATAGCTCGACTCTGACGTCAAACGGCGGGGCGAACGGCAACTACCAGGCTTTCAAGCTGCGGAACACGGTCAACGTGACCGGCAGTTCGGTCATCGATGTTTCCGCCAGCCCGGGCAATGCGAATACGGCCGTACATCTGGGAGCGGATACGAATGGAAGCCAGACCACCTTCAATGTCATCGGTGCATCCGACACGCTCACGGTTTCGGCGGTGCTGCGCAACGGTGTCACCGGCGGCAGCGGAACGGTGGTAACGGCTGGATTGATCAAGGCGGGCGCGGGCAAGCTCACGCTTTCCGCCACGAATACCTATGGGGGCGATACCACCGTGAATGCGGGAACGCTTTCGCTCGGCACCGCATCGTTGGCGGACACCGCGGATGTGCGCATCGCCTCCGGGGCCACCTTGGATCTCACCCATGCCGCCACGGATACCATCGATGAACTTTACATCGATGGCGTCCAGCAGGTGACAGGCACCTGGGGAGGACTGGCTTCCTCGGCGGTCCACAGGACCGCACGCATCACCGGCACTGGAATCCTCCAGATCACGACCGGACCGGCACCGCTGACCTATGCAACCTGGGCTTCAACACGAGGCCTCACGGCTGGAGTGAATGACGGCATCGCGAATGATCCGGATGGCGACGGGAAGAACAACCTCATCGAGTTCGCCTTCGATGGTCAGCCGTTGTCCGGAGTGGCCGCTACCAATATCATCGCCAAGGTCGGCGTGGTGGGTGGTGAGCACCTGCTTACGATCAGCCTGCCGGTGCGCGACGGCACGCTGTTTGGCAATCTCGGGGGAGGAGAGCTGGTTTCGAACGCGGTGGATGGCGTGATCTATCACATCCAGGGAACGATCGATCTGGTGGATTGGACCATGATCGGCGTCCAGGAGGTTACGGGGCCGGATGCCGGAGCCCTTCAAGCCGCCCTGCCAACTCCGGCTCCCGGCTGGACGAACCGCAGCTTCTGCGTTCCCGGATCGGATCCGACGCAGGGCAACCCGAAGGCCTTCATACGAGCCAAGGTGGAGAGCCCTTGAACTTTTGATTGGGTAGTAATGCAATGAGCAGAGCCGGAGGGGATACCCTCCGGTTCTCGCTTTTCATAGAGTCCGTTATTCCAAGGAATAGACCTTGTGCAATTCGCTCAGGGCAGTCGCGAGCTCCGCATTGGAGAGAGGCCGGTCGAAGATCATGAGGCGGGCGATCTCTCCATCGAAGGACTCGTGTCCCGGGTGCTGGATGGCGTCGCGTTCCTGGCCCACCGCCATCCGCGAGGGATTGGCCGCCGGCTCCACCGGGAAGTCGGCGGATGCCACCACGCCAAGGCGGTCCACAAAGAGTTCCAGCTTCACCGTTCCGGTGCCGCTACCCAGGCGTCCGGCGATGACATGGAACTTGCCCGGTTCGAGTTTCGGGCCGAGGACCTGCGGGTTGTTGGCATCGAAGCGTCCGAAGGTGCGACTGTTGCGGGTGCCGATCCAGAGGGTGTTGTTATCGTTGAAGCAGCCCCAGAGACCCTCGTATTTCTCACCATTGCGGAGATTGCCGAAGAAGGAGTTCACATCCTTGAGGCCGGTGCGCTGCGGATAGGTGGCGATCACTGCCAGCCAGGTGTGCCCGCTGCCGGTGGTGAGTTTGTCGAAGGCGTCCTCATCGAGACAGACGAGTTCCTGCTGCCTGAAGGAGAGGGCGGGTTTGCCACCGAGTGCGGGAAGCGCCGGGAGAAGCGTCGGCCGTCCCGAGCCCGGCTCCTTGCGGCCTTCGTCGCGCTGGACGAACACCTTGGCGGCAGGAGTGCCAGCCAGACTCGCCCATTGCGTCACGCGTTGCTGTGCATCGGCGGTGATACCCTTGGCGGCATCGAGATCGAGATCGAGGATCGGAGCGGCGGGCATTTCAGCCGCTGCCGACAGACACGGGCAGAGCGAGGCGAAAGAGGAGAGAAGGGAGAGGAGTTTCATCCCCGCAGACTACGTGGCGTCGTGGGACGAGTCGTCACAAAGCCCGTCTCCGATATCCGGATGTGGGCGGGAAGACGACGAATCCACGCATCTTCTCAGGCCTTCCGGGTGAAGGCGGCTTCGTATTGAAGCCTGGCGATGGTATTGCCGACGGGGGCCAGGAAGAGGTCCATCTCACCGAGTTGCGGATGGCGGATGTGGTAGATGCCTTCCGCGGCGGGCGAGCCTTTCGGCGCATCGAAGAGGATGGTGAAGGCGGTGTAGGCATTCGCATCGTTGTGGATGCGGGTTTCCGCGCTGACTTCGGAGAGGGTCATGTCCACCGTGCTGCTGCCGGTGAGGGACATGGAAAAACGGCTGTTCAGATGGGGGAGGAACCAGTCGCGTGAGAGGCGGTCCGGGACATTCGGAGCGGAAGCGAACGGGCTTTCCTCAACCGGTGTTTCCGCGGCATTGGACACTCGGGGTGCGGTGGTTTTGTTGCCGCCAGCAGCCGGAGCCGGAACGAACGCCATTTCGGGAGAGGTGAAAATACGCTTGAGGCCCACCGCGGTGGCGCAGGTCCCTGCAGCCAGAACCATCAGCACGTGACGCCGTTTGAAAGCCGGGGTGGGGGAATCGGTGCTTTTCGGAGCGTTCATTTGGCGTTCTGGCTGGAAAAAGACGTTCTTTTATGAAGCATGTGGCGGATTCCGGTCCGATGGACTCGAATCCGCACCGCCGGGTAGCGTGGAAGCCACCGAACGGCAACCGATTTCATACCCAATCCAAGTTTCAAATCCAGATCAAAATCGGACATAACTGTCACAAAACTGTTTTAGATTCCCATTCTGCCGAGATAATAAGTAAATGGTCATCGACAATGATTGACTCTTTTGGTCGATCCGATCTAACAGAACACATCCTGCTTCTACAGGTCCCCTCCAATCATCCACCCCACCATGGCTGAACCCTTCCTTTCAGAGATCCGGCTCATGAGCTTTTCTTACGCGCCCAAAGGTTGGGCGATGTGTAACGGACAGCTCCTGCCGATCAACCAGAACCAGGCGCTTTTCTCGCTG belongs to Luteolibacter ambystomatis and includes:
- a CDS encoding beta strand repeat-containing protein — translated: MKPCSPRFLSTRIMLAASVLSWPLAATHVSAANVWDGGGDGNWGTGANWDDDNVPSFPVGITFGGTGGLASTNNLTGITVNGITFASGAGAFVIGGNSFSLGGNIVNNSASLQTINNAIALTANRTVNTATGDITLGGAITGSFGLIKTGAGKLTLSGTGGTSQLAVGDGAAGGTAELSGGAWTQAGTITNMGLVVGNGAGSSGALTISGGTHTFGGDNYSNAVRIGTTTAAGQTANGSLTITGGLVKVGTTGTLDAAVNLGTQISGGGTSTGTLNISGGEMQIAGRLLMGANNAANTATVTLSGTGVLNMTRTGSTSDRGQIRMGAGASTVNFNGGTYIASGLYSSDSSTTSNVYFNGSEIRANASGGSFGNGGTANFRIETGGLVFNTNGFDTTIGTALKNSLTTTGAFTKNGNGQLSLTAANTYTGTTTVNGGTLRFANSGSLGANAAVVMQAGTTLRFDRNDTFGDATSVPTVTVTANNGATITNGNFFNNLSSVTLNGSSLVSNGGANANYQAFKLSGTVTATGSSGISVSGSPGNANTQIHLGGNAANSQTTFSVTGVADSLSVSAVLRNGVTGGSGAVVTAGLIKTGAGTMTLSGVNTYGGATSINQGKLALGGSGSIAASTTINIASGAFLDVSGTSSTWSLGSGQTLTGNGTVTGNATISGTVAAGNSIGALAFSNTLTLLGTVNAELDASLVTADLVTAGNIAFGGTLNAANLGGTLDQGQTYNLFDFTSASGAFDTVNLPTLTNGLSWDTSSLYTQGTISIVPEPTAAFALPMGLTLLLGVRRRHCIL
- a CDS encoding beta strand repeat-containing protein; this encodes MKPKFNHSFCLRLAAISLSFSCITHGANLWDGGGADGNWNTPANWDNDTVPTSPAALTFDGGVQLTNNNNLTGFTANGLTFNVGAGSFVIGGNAISLGGDIVNNSAALQTINAGLTLTTARTVNAASGNVTLGGPVTGTFSLAKTGTGKLTLSGTGGTSQLAVGNSAAGGTAEISGGAWTQVGTITSVGLIVGTGNGASGALTISGGTHTFGGDAYANAVRIGVAQGAAQTPTGSITVSGGTVKIGTTGALDASVNLGTAMNTGTSNGALVISGGSVEVGRRVLVAANSTTNTAVLTLSGSGTLNMVRTGSNAEGDLGMVRLGAGGSTINFDGGTYIATGLHTSTATNTSTINFNGTEIRANASGGNFGNGGTANFRVQAGGLIFNSNGFDSTIANPLINSLTTTGNLTKNGAGTLTLTGASTFTGALNVNAGTLALTTGTVPATTAVNVAAAAKFTTNNSTTRTFGAVTLGNGTTWAGLNAVPVGSPQATVTGALAFGTSATIGISSWGGVSTIGTVQDVIQAGSITGSPVLTADFGISRVTGTAAINGNKVQVTLTGSGANLIWNNAAANNTWDLNTSANFLNGAANDVFKTLDSVTFDDSSGAGAKTITLSGTLQPAALTVNNSNGDYTFSGGAISGGASLLKSGSSILTLTSGNSYAGGTTINGGMLVNNVSAALGTGNVTLNNAGSTLKFNAHDTFGQAASNPTVVVTANSGSIVTNGNTFTTFGTLNLNSSTLTSNGGANGNYQAFKLRNTVNVTGSSVIDVSASPGNANTAVHLGADTNGSQTTFNVIGASDTLTVSAVLRNGVTGGSGTVVTAGLIKAGAGKLTLSATNTYGGDTTVNAGTLSLGTASLADTADVRIASGATLDLTHAATDTIDELYIDGVQQVTGTWGGLASSAVHRTARITGTGILQITTGPAPLTYATWASTRGLTAGVNDGIANDPDGDGKNNLIEFAFDGQPLSGVAATNIIAKVGVVGGEHLLTISLPVRDGTLFGNLGGGELVSNAVDGVIYHIQGTIDLVDWTMIGVQEVTGPDAGALQAALPTPAPGWTNRSFCVPGSDPTQGNPKAFIRAKVESP
- a CDS encoding DUF6916 family protein, whose amino-acid sequence is MNAPKSTDSPTPAFKRRHVLMVLAAGTCATAVGLKRIFTSPEMAFVPAPAAGGNKTTAPRVSNAAETPVEESPFASAPNVPDRLSRDWFLPHLNSRFSMSLTGSSTVDMTLSEVSAETRIHNDANAYTAFTILFDAPKGSPAAEGIYHIRHPQLGEMDLFLAPVGNTIARLQYEAAFTRKA